A single region of the Candidatus Methylomirabilota bacterium genome encodes:
- a CDS encoding ABC transporter ATP-binding protein translates to MSVRDLSKTFRQGAREVPAVSAVSLDVREREFVAIVGPSGCGKSTVLNMIGGLIAPSAGEILVDGQPVLGAPPATVGYVFQKDTVFPWRTVERNIALGLEYRNVPAAQRVARVREAIALAGLQGFEDAYPATLSGGMRQRVALMRSLVIDPEILLMDEPFGALDTHTKLNLHAELLSLWQAKQQTVIFVTHDLSEAITLADRVVVMTRRPGRIKQIYDVKLPRPRDVIHLRETDEYSREYSEIWHALGEEFRAPTP, encoded by the coding sequence ATCTCCGTCCGGGACCTCTCGAAGACCTTCCGCCAGGGTGCTCGAGAGGTCCCGGCCGTCTCCGCGGTGTCCCTCGACGTGCGCGAGCGCGAGTTCGTGGCCATCGTGGGCCCTTCGGGCTGCGGCAAGTCCACCGTGCTCAACATGATCGGCGGCCTCATCGCGCCCAGCGCCGGAGAGATCCTCGTGGACGGGCAACCGGTGCTCGGAGCGCCGCCGGCGACGGTCGGCTACGTCTTCCAGAAGGACACCGTCTTCCCGTGGCGCACCGTCGAGCGCAACATCGCGCTCGGGCTGGAGTATCGCAACGTGCCGGCCGCTCAGCGGGTTGCGCGCGTGCGCGAAGCCATCGCGCTCGCCGGGCTCCAGGGCTTCGAGGACGCCTATCCGGCGACGCTGTCCGGAGGCATGCGGCAGCGGGTGGCCCTCATGCGCTCGCTGGTCATCGACCCGGAGATCCTCCTGATGGACGAGCCGTTCGGCGCCCTCGACACCCATACCAAGCTGAATCTGCACGCCGAGCTGCTGAGCCTCTGGCAGGCCAAGCAGCAGACCGTGATCTTCGTCACCCACGACCTCTCGGAGGCCATCACCCTGGCCGACCGCGTCGTGGTCATGACGCGCCGGCCCGGGCGCATCAAGCAGATCTACGACGTGAAGCTGCCGCGCCCGCGCGACGTCATCCATCTCCGCGAGACCGACGAGTACTCCCGCGAGTACAGCGAGATCTGGCACGCCCTCGGCGAAGAATTCCGGGCGCCCACGCCATGA
- a CDS encoding ABC transporter substrate-binding protein: MASEPRTGRWTRREFLTTAGLSGGLAVVPWARMARAQGLKTMTASHSVSTFVYGQHLVAAQKKFFEEEGVKTPDFVVPGGGAKVVQALAAGQVQFALGDSNHPLKITEKGKDALMIFATDTRCSYANIVVRKELWERGVRTVEALADSKLVGRKAVVAATAIGSGTYVYGVYVLQNITGADGKPVNDHVEWVGGGASTTMLGGLKAGKFDAIMAVPEWQSAAVEEGFGKPLYDIRDEKAWNRVFGGPIPVTVGYVLKETVEKSPDLVQAYVNACYRAQQWIHRAKDDEVTDLLWKPYMETFKREVVLESVRYYRTIFDWDFIVEEKDYDRGMKVWVPTALDKPIPYKQAVDMSFVKKAQAKFK; the protein is encoded by the coding sequence ATGGCATCGGAGCCACGAACCGGACGCTGGACCCGGCGGGAGTTCCTCACCACCGCCGGGCTCTCCGGCGGTCTCGCCGTCGTCCCGTGGGCCCGGATGGCTCGCGCGCAGGGCCTCAAGACCATGACCGCGTCCCATAGCGTATCGACCTTCGTCTATGGCCAGCACCTGGTGGCCGCCCAGAAGAAGTTCTTCGAGGAGGAGGGCGTCAAGACTCCCGACTTCGTGGTGCCGGGTGGTGGGGCCAAGGTCGTGCAGGCGCTCGCGGCGGGCCAGGTGCAGTTCGCGCTCGGCGACTCGAACCATCCGTTGAAGATCACCGAGAAGGGCAAGGACGCCCTGATGATCTTCGCCACCGACACGCGCTGCTCCTACGCCAACATCGTCGTCCGCAAGGAGCTGTGGGAACGCGGGGTTCGTACGGTGGAGGCGCTCGCCGACTCCAAGCTCGTGGGACGCAAGGCGGTGGTGGCCGCGACCGCGATCGGCTCCGGGACGTACGTCTACGGGGTCTACGTGCTGCAGAACATCACGGGCGCCGACGGCAAGCCGGTCAACGATCACGTCGAGTGGGTAGGCGGGGGCGCGTCCACGACCATGCTGGGCGGCCTGAAGGCCGGCAAGTTCGACGCGATCATGGCGGTGCCGGAGTGGCAGTCCGCCGCGGTCGAGGAAGGCTTCGGCAAGCCGCTGTACGACATCCGGGACGAGAAGGCGTGGAACCGCGTCTTCGGCGGGCCGATCCCGGTCACGGTGGGCTACGTGCTGAAGGAGACCGTCGAGAAGTCGCCCGACCTCGTGCAGGCCTACGTCAACGCCTGCTACCGCGCCCAGCAGTGGATCCACCGGGCCAAGGACGACGAGGTCACCGATCTCCTGTGGAAGCCGTACATGGAGACCTTCAAGCGCGAGGTGGTGCTGGAATCGGTGCGCTACTACCGGACCATCTTCGACTGGGACTTCATCGTCGAGGAGAAGGACTACGACCGCGGCATGAAGGTCTGGGTGCCCACCGCGCTGGACAAGCCGATTCCCTACAAGCAGGCCGTCGACATGAGCTTCGTCAAGAAGGCGCAGGCCAAGTTCAAGTAA
- a CDS encoding YicC/YloC family endoribonuclease — protein sequence MIRSMTGYGRAEAGGGRTILTVECKSVNHRHLDISIKLPRVLGVFEADARRLIQAALQRGRVDVSVTLTAAEGTVLNPLTVNLAQAREYADAARQLAETLDLPDGPTLGWVMGQSGVLTREEQTPLASEETWPLLEKALSAALAELLERRQTEGAALAQELAGLGSVLESHLETVAQRAPAAVERRATRLRERMQAMLAGADVDPARLATEVAVWADKTDVSEEQARLRAHLAQLGTLLAGDEAVGRTLEFLIQEIHREVNTIGSKADDLEISQAVIAAKSALEKMREQIANVE from the coding sequence ATGATCCGCAGCATGACCGGGTACGGACGGGCAGAAGCCGGCGGGGGCCGGACGATCCTCACGGTCGAGTGCAAGTCGGTCAACCACCGGCACCTCGACATCTCGATCAAGCTGCCCCGGGTGCTCGGCGTCTTCGAGGCCGACGCCCGCCGGCTGATCCAGGCCGCCCTGCAACGCGGACGCGTCGACGTCAGCGTCACGCTGACCGCAGCCGAAGGCACGGTGCTGAACCCGCTCACCGTGAACCTGGCGCAGGCCAGGGAATACGCCGATGCCGCCCGTCAGCTCGCCGAGACGCTGGATCTGCCGGACGGGCCGACGCTCGGCTGGGTGATGGGGCAATCCGGTGTGCTCACCCGCGAGGAGCAGACCCCGCTCGCGTCCGAGGAGACCTGGCCGCTCCTCGAGAAGGCGCTGAGCGCCGCGCTCGCGGAGCTGCTCGAGCGCCGGCAGACTGAAGGCGCCGCCCTGGCGCAAGAGCTGGCCGGGCTCGGATCGGTGCTCGAATCCCATCTCGAGACGGTGGCGCAGCGGGCGCCGGCCGCGGTGGAGCGCCGGGCCACGCGGCTGCGGGAGCGCATGCAGGCGATGCTGGCCGGCGCCGACGTCGATCCGGCGCGGCTGGCCACCGAGGTCGCGGTGTGGGCCGACAAGACCGACGTCAGCGAGGAGCAGGCGCGACTGCGCGCGCACCTCGCCCAGCTCGGGACGCTGCTGGCCGGCGACGAGGCGGTCGGCCGCACCCTCGAGTTCCTGATCCAGGAGATCCACCGCGAGGTCAACACCATCGGATCCAAGGCCGACGACCTCGAGATCTCCCAGGCGGTCATCGCGGCCAAGTCCGCCCTCGAGAAGATGCGCGAGCAGATCGCGAATGTCGAGTAG
- the gmk gene encoding guanylate kinase, with amino-acid sequence MKRRGTLVVVSAPSGAGKTTLCHEVRSLVPDLYYSVSYTTRPPRHGETNGADFFFVTEGVFIAMRGRDEFAEWAEVHGHYYGTPAKALEAALGRGLDVLLDIDTHGARQLRQRYPEAVSVFIMAPSMAELEARLRERNSNSPGDIARRLSRAKEEIAAWRQYDYLIINRDVKDAVDQLATIIQAERCRTSRLTLRFPDMEVPA; translated from the coding sequence ATCAAGCGACGCGGAACGCTCGTCGTGGTGTCCGCTCCCTCCGGGGCGGGCAAGACCACGCTGTGCCACGAGGTGCGCTCGCTCGTGCCCGATCTCTACTACTCGGTCTCCTACACCACCCGCCCGCCGCGCCACGGCGAGACCAACGGGGCCGATTTCTTCTTCGTCACCGAGGGGGTCTTCATCGCGATGCGCGGCCGCGACGAATTCGCGGAGTGGGCCGAGGTGCACGGTCACTACTACGGCACCCCCGCGAAGGCGCTGGAGGCCGCGCTGGGCCGGGGCCTCGACGTGCTGCTCGACATCGACACCCACGGAGCGCGACAGCTCCGGCAGCGTTATCCGGAGGCGGTCTCGGTGTTCATCATGGCGCCGTCGATGGCCGAGCTGGAGGCCCGGCTGCGCGAGCGCAACAGCAACTCTCCCGGCGACATCGCGCGCCGGCTCAGCCGGGCCAAGGAGGAGATCGCGGCCTGGCGCCAGTACGATTACCTCATCATCAACCGTGACGTGAAAGACGCGGTGGACCAGCTCGCCACGATCATCCAGGCCGAGCGCTGCCGCACGAGCCGATTGACCCTACGCTTCCCCGACATGGAGGTGCCGGCGTGA
- the rpoZ gene encoding DNA-directed RNA polymerase subunit omega: protein MSFPSLEKSLDNVSNRYMLVVLAAKRARQLNRGAKAQVDTRHKKPTSTALEEIAEARVGYRVKEEDTPKL, encoded by the coding sequence ATGTCGTTCCCATCGCTCGAGAAGTCCCTCGACAACGTCTCCAACCGTTACATGCTCGTCGTCCTGGCCGCCAAGCGCGCCCGTCAGCTGAACCGGGGCGCCAAGGCCCAGGTCGACACGCGGCACAAGAAGCCCACCAGCACCGCGCTCGAAGAGATCGCCGAAGCCCGCGTCGGCTACCGCGTCAAGGAAGAGGACACCCCCAAGCTCTAG
- the coaBC gene encoding bifunctional phosphopantothenoylcysteine decarboxylase/phosphopantothenate--cysteine ligase CoaBC, with the protein MPLRDAHLILGVTGSIAAFKAVYLLRELTRAGAQVTVVTTAHAERFVGALTFRTLSGRPVLSDLFDPQSPDAVEHVALAERAHALVVAPATANVLAKAAHGIADDFLTTLLLAARCPVLIAPAMDGGMWDHAAVTANVATLRARGVSVLEPDAGELASGLSGRGRLPEVETIIEALERLLSPRRDLVGERVLVTSGPTREPIDPVRYISNRSSGKMGQAVATAALRRGAEVILISGPTTLTPPAGATYVPVQTAEDMREAALQHLGRSTIVIKAAAVADYRVKRPSATKIKSRKDEDLTLELAPNPDILRELASRKGQAFLVGFAAETNDVRANAAAKLAAKGVDLLVANDVSVKGIGFDAEDNQVTLLDRWGGVTDLPRMSKLEVADAILDRVLGLRAGQRSETRAAPRAGG; encoded by the coding sequence ATGCCCCTACGCGACGCCCACCTGATCCTCGGCGTCACCGGCAGCATCGCCGCGTTCAAGGCGGTGTACCTGCTGCGCGAGCTGACTCGCGCCGGCGCCCAGGTGACGGTGGTCACTACCGCCCACGCGGAGCGATTCGTGGGGGCGCTCACCTTCCGCACGCTCTCGGGCCGGCCGGTGCTCTCCGATCTGTTCGATCCGCAGAGCCCCGACGCGGTCGAGCACGTGGCCCTCGCCGAGCGTGCGCACGCCCTGGTGGTCGCGCCCGCGACCGCGAACGTCCTCGCCAAGGCGGCGCACGGCATCGCCGACGATTTCCTCACCACCCTGCTGCTCGCGGCCCGCTGTCCGGTGCTGATCGCGCCCGCGATGGACGGGGGCATGTGGGACCACGCGGCGGTGACCGCGAACGTGGCCACGCTCCGCGCGCGGGGCGTGAGCGTGCTGGAGCCGGATGCGGGCGAGCTCGCCTCGGGGCTCTCCGGGCGAGGCCGGCTCCCCGAGGTCGAGACCATCATCGAGGCGCTCGAGCGCCTCCTGTCCCCTCGCCGCGACCTGGTGGGCGAGCGCGTGCTCGTCACCTCGGGGCCGACGCGGGAGCCGATCGATCCGGTGCGGTACATCTCGAACCGGTCGTCGGGCAAGATGGGCCAGGCGGTGGCGACGGCCGCCCTCCGGCGCGGGGCCGAGGTGATCCTGATCTCGGGTCCCACCACCCTCACCCCTCCGGCCGGCGCGACCTACGTCCCGGTGCAGACCGCCGAGGACATGCGCGAGGCCGCGTTGCAGCATCTGGGACGCTCCACCATCGTGATCAAGGCGGCGGCGGTCGCCGACTACCGGGTCAAGCGACCCAGCGCGACCAAGATCAAGTCGAGGAAGGACGAGGATCTCACCCTCGAGCTGGCGCCCAATCCCGACATCCTGCGCGAGCTGGCCTCGCGCAAGGGGCAGGCCTTCCTGGTCGGCTTCGCGGCCGAGACCAACGACGTGCGCGCCAACGCGGCGGCCAAGCTCGCGGCCAAGGGCGTCGATCTCCTGGTGGCCAACGACGTGAGCGTCAAGGGCATCGGGTTCGACGCCGAGGACAACCAGGTCACGCTGCTCGACCGCTGGGGCGGCGTCACGGATCTGCCCCGCATGAGCAAGCTCGAGGTGGCTGACGCCATCCTCGACCGTGTGCTCGGCCTGCGGGCGGGCCAGCGGAGCGAGACCCGCGCCGCGCCGCGCGCCGGGGGATGA
- a CDS encoding uracil-DNA glycosylase, with the protein MSDPREVVADALHGLADTLRHHRDLGLRDLPLSSIPFPDPADALREQERARQGCTLCKLCKSRTNIAFGSGAARARLMVVGEGPGEEEDKQGVPFVGRAGQLLTRMLASVGFDRERDCYIANVVKCRPERNRNPEPDEVAACTPFLIAQIDTIRPHVILALGNFAAQTLIGTKEGITRLRGKTYSYRSSVLVPTFHPAFLLRNPGQEFKRMAWDDLKLARREYDRLAGSEAR; encoded by the coding sequence ATGAGCGACCCGCGCGAGGTCGTCGCGGACGCCCTGCACGGGCTGGCCGACACCCTCCGGCATCACCGCGATCTCGGCCTGCGCGACCTGCCCCTCTCCTCGATCCCCTTCCCGGATCCCGCCGACGCCCTCCGCGAGCAGGAGCGCGCGCGACAGGGCTGCACGCTCTGCAAGCTTTGCAAGAGCCGCACGAACATCGCGTTCGGCTCGGGCGCCGCGCGCGCTCGCCTGATGGTGGTGGGCGAGGGCCCCGGCGAGGAGGAGGACAAGCAGGGTGTGCCCTTCGTGGGGCGCGCGGGCCAGCTGCTGACCCGGATGCTCGCCTCGGTGGGCTTCGATCGCGAGCGTGACTGCTACATCGCCAACGTGGTCAAGTGCCGGCCCGAGCGCAATCGCAATCCGGAGCCGGACGAGGTGGCGGCGTGCACCCCGTTCCTGATCGCGCAGATCGACACGATCCGTCCCCACGTGATCCTGGCCCTCGGCAACTTCGCGGCCCAGACCCTCATCGGCACGAAGGAGGGCATCACCCGTCTGCGCGGGAAGACCTACTCGTACCGGAGCAGCGTGCTCGTTCCGACCTTCCACCCGGCGTTCCTCCTGCGCAATCCCGGCCAGGAGTTCAAGCGCATGGCCTGGGATGACCTCAAGCTGGCGCGGCGAGAGTACGATCGGCTCGCCGGCTCCGAGGCTCGCTAG
- the def gene encoding peptide deformylase, producing MALLTVRLYGDPVLRQVAAPVTEITPAIKRNIADMTETMWHQVGIGLAAPQVGLSYRILVMDDGKGGAQALLNPVIESRTGTVREEEGCLSLPGIFAEVERARTIRVSAMGVDGQPISFEAGGLTSRVVQHELDHLDGVLFIDRLPPVTRDRIKKKIQKEGFPKETGHHAFAL from the coding sequence GTGGCATTGCTGACGGTGAGACTGTACGGCGACCCGGTCCTGCGGCAGGTGGCGGCGCCGGTGACCGAGATCACCCCCGCGATCAAGCGGAACATCGCCGACATGACCGAGACCATGTGGCACCAGGTCGGCATCGGCCTGGCCGCCCCTCAGGTCGGCCTGTCCTATCGCATCCTCGTGATGGACGACGGCAAGGGCGGCGCCCAGGCGCTGCTGAATCCGGTCATCGAGAGCCGCACCGGGACGGTGCGGGAGGAGGAGGGCTGCCTTTCGCTGCCCGGCATCTTCGCCGAGGTCGAGCGCGCCAGGACCATCCGGGTCTCGGCGATGGGCGTCGACGGCCAGCCGATCTCGTTCGAGGCGGGCGGGCTCACGTCGCGCGTCGTGCAGCACGAGCTGGATCACCTGGACGGCGTGCTCTTCATCGACCGGCTGCCGCCGGTGACGCGCGACCGCATCAAGAAGAAGATCCAGAAAGAGGGCTTCCCCAAGGAGACCGGGCACCACGCATTCGCCCTCTAG
- the fmt gene encoding methionyl-tRNA formyltransferase, whose translation MFYGTPAFALPTLEGLLARHHVVAVITQPDKPAGRGRALATSVVKRRALEASLPVLQPPRLRDAGWPERLAEYRPDVGVVAAFGQILPRAVLDVPPHGSINVHGSILPRYRGAAPIAWAIMRGETETGITTFQMDAGMDTGDMLLREATAIAPDETAGELSARLAEIGARLLLETLERLGSLPRIPQDPARATLAPRLKKEDGWLRPTEPARDLVNRVRGCNPWPGAALTTPAGRLLIWRAQALPSEAAEAPGTLIPLSPPGSGQGEGPMAITTGAGLLFPLEVQPENRKAMPWADFLRGARLRPGARVSEPTR comes from the coding sequence CTGTTCTACGGCACCCCCGCGTTCGCCCTTCCGACGCTCGAAGGCCTGCTGGCGCGCCACCATGTCGTCGCGGTCATCACCCAGCCCGACAAGCCGGCCGGGCGCGGCCGCGCCCTCGCCACGTCGGTGGTGAAACGCCGGGCGCTGGAGGCGTCGCTGCCGGTGCTGCAGCCGCCGCGTCTGCGCGATGCGGGATGGCCCGAGCGCCTCGCCGAGTATCGGCCCGACGTGGGGGTGGTCGCCGCCTTCGGCCAGATCCTGCCCAGGGCCGTGCTCGACGTGCCGCCGCACGGCTCGATCAACGTGCACGGGTCGATCCTGCCGCGCTACCGCGGCGCCGCGCCGATCGCGTGGGCCATCATGCGCGGTGAGACCGAGACCGGGATCACCACCTTCCAGATGGACGCCGGGATGGATACCGGGGACATGCTCCTGCGCGAGGCCACGGCCATCGCGCCCGACGAGACCGCGGGCGAGCTGTCGGCGCGGCTGGCCGAGATCGGCGCGCGTCTCCTGCTGGAGACGCTGGAGCGCCTGGGCTCCCTTCCCCGCATCCCGCAGGATCCGGCCCGGGCCACGCTGGCGCCGCGCCTCAAGAAGGAGGACGGCTGGCTGCGCCCCACCGAGCCCGCCCGCGACCTCGTCAACCGCGTGCGCGGGTGCAACCCGTGGCCGGGCGCGGCCCTGACGACACCGGCCGGCCGCCTCCTGATCTGGCGCGCCCAGGCCCTTCCATCCGAGGCCGCTGAAGCCCCCGGCACGCTGATTCCCCTCTCCCCTCCGGGGAGCGGGCAGGGTGAGGGGCCAATGGCCATCACCACCGGCGCCGGCCTCCTCTTCCCCCTCGAAGTCCAGCCGGAGAACCGCAAGGCCATGCCCTGGGCCGACTTCCTTCGCGGCGCCCGACTTCGACCCGGCGCGCGGGTGAGCGAGCCGACACGATGA
- the rsmB gene encoding 16S rRNA (cytosine(967)-C(5))-methyltransferase RsmB, translating into MSPVLKAGPVSQARYEALHILVRVERDRAFADIALEHALERARLDARDAALCTEIVYGTLRWRRHLDWRLTPHLNRPLAKLDPWVRALLRLTAYQLVYLDRVPRWAAVDEAVSVARLKSRVPGPAEFVNAVLRSLTRAPQPPRLPADPIEAAAIRWSFPDWMAARWMRRYGAAEAERLMAALDERPPVTIRANTLRISRDELARRLRDEELAETDPTTLAPEGLTVRRGAVGRWAAFTAGWCSIQDEASMLIARLLDPQPGELVADVCAAPGTKTTHLAQLMGNRGKIIAMDPNAARLRLLTQAATRLGVSIVEAHVGGVASVSGRWKDRCDRVLVDAPCSNLGVVRRNPDVKWKREETELGRLAEKQHGILETAAGLVKPGGRLVYATCSLEPEENDDLVRAFLDRHPAFRVDAPAGFPVTPGADGMIRCLPHVHGTDGFTAVRLIRAGFAAPAAFG; encoded by the coding sequence ATGAGCCCGGTGCTCAAGGCGGGTCCGGTCTCGCAGGCGCGCTACGAGGCCCTGCACATCCTGGTACGGGTGGAGCGCGATCGGGCCTTCGCCGACATCGCCCTCGAGCACGCGCTGGAGCGAGCGCGGCTGGACGCCCGCGACGCGGCGCTCTGCACCGAGATCGTCTACGGTACGCTGCGATGGCGCCGGCATCTGGACTGGCGGCTCACGCCGCATCTCAATCGACCGCTCGCCAAGCTCGATCCTTGGGTGCGCGCGCTGCTGCGCCTGACCGCCTACCAGCTCGTGTACCTCGACCGCGTCCCGCGCTGGGCCGCGGTGGACGAGGCGGTCAGCGTGGCGCGGCTGAAGTCGCGTGTGCCGGGACCGGCCGAGTTCGTGAACGCGGTGCTCCGCTCGCTGACCCGCGCGCCCCAGCCGCCACGGCTCCCCGCCGATCCGATCGAGGCCGCCGCGATCCGCTGGTCGTTCCCGGACTGGATGGCCGCGCGGTGGATGAGGCGTTACGGCGCGGCGGAGGCCGAGCGGCTCATGGCCGCGCTCGACGAGCGTCCGCCGGTGACCATCCGGGCGAACACACTCCGCATCTCGCGCGACGAACTGGCGCGCCGGCTGCGCGACGAGGAGCTCGCGGAGACGGATCCCACCACGCTGGCGCCCGAGGGGCTCACGGTGCGGCGTGGCGCGGTCGGCCGGTGGGCCGCGTTCACCGCCGGCTGGTGCTCGATCCAGGACGAGGCGTCGATGCTCATCGCCCGGCTGCTCGACCCGCAGCCCGGCGAGCTGGTCGCCGACGTGTGCGCGGCGCCCGGCACCAAGACGACCCACCTGGCCCAGCTCATGGGCAACCGGGGGAAGATCATCGCGATGGACCCGAACGCGGCGCGGCTCCGGCTGCTGACGCAGGCCGCGACCCGGCTGGGCGTGAGTATCGTGGAGGCGCACGTGGGCGGCGTGGCGTCGGTCTCCGGGCGCTGGAAGGATCGCTGCGATCGGGTGCTGGTGGATGCGCCGTGCTCGAATCTCGGCGTGGTGCGCCGCAATCCGGACGTGAAGTGGAAGCGCGAGGAAACCGAGCTGGGCCGCCTGGCCGAGAAGCAGCACGGGATCCTGGAGACGGCGGCGGGGCTCGTGAAGCCGGGCGGGCGCCTGGTCTACGCCACGTGCTCGCTCGAGCCCGAGGAGAACGACGATCTGGTGCGGGCCTTCCTCGATCGGCATCCGGCCTTCCGCGTGGACGCGCCGGCGGGCTTCCCGGTGACTCCGGGCGCGGACGGCATGATCCGGTGCCTGCCCCACGTCCACGGCACCGACGGCTTCACCGCGGTCCGCCTGATCCGGGCGGGCTTTGCAGCCCCCGCGGCTTTCGGGTAA
- the rpe gene encoding ribulose-phosphate 3-epimerase, producing the protein MKIAPSILSADFAALGEAIARVESAGADLLHVDVMDGHFVPNLTIGPPVIESIRKRTRLPLDVHLMIEEPERWVETYVGAGADYVTVHAEASTHLQRALSAIREAGARSGVALNPSTPPEVLQYVLEDLDLVLVMSVNPGFGGQSFIPTAYEKIRRLREMIANRDVLVSVDGGVKIDNAARLGRAGAQVLVAGSSVFGTADPGAAVAALRSASEVAVSA; encoded by the coding sequence ATGAAGATCGCCCCCAGCATCCTGTCGGCCGATTTCGCGGCGCTGGGCGAGGCGATCGCCCGGGTCGAGTCCGCCGGCGCCGACCTGCTCCACGTGGACGTGATGGACGGCCACTTCGTGCCCAACCTCACGATCGGCCCCCCGGTCATCGAGTCGATCCGCAAGCGCACGCGGCTGCCGCTGGACGTCCACCTCATGATCGAGGAGCCCGAGCGCTGGGTGGAGACCTACGTGGGCGCCGGCGCGGACTACGTCACCGTCCATGCCGAGGCCAGCACGCACCTGCAGCGCGCCCTCAGCGCCATCCGGGAGGCCGGCGCCAGATCCGGGGTGGCCCTGAACCCTTCGACGCCCCCCGAGGTGCTGCAGTACGTGCTGGAGGACCTGGACCTGGTCCTCGTGATGTCGGTCAATCCCGGCTTCGGCGGGCAGTCATTCATTCCGACGGCCTACGAGAAGATCCGGCGGCTCCGGGAGATGATCGCCAATCGGGACGTCCTGGTCTCGGTGGATGGCGGGGTCAAGATCGATAACGCAGCGCGTCTCGGTCGAGCGGGGGCGCAGGTCCTGGTGGCCGGGTCGTCCGTCTTCGGGACCGCGGACCCGGGGGCGGCGGTGGCCGCCCTCCGGAGTGCCTCGGAAGTAGCGGTATCAGCTTGA
- the ffh gene encoding signal recognition particle protein, producing the protein MLDSLTSRLTGILDRLRGFGRLTEENIQEALREVRMALLEADVNFKVVKGFVERVRVKAVGQDVLQSLTPGQQVVKVVRDELMELLGGSGHRLAMAPHPPTVVMLVGLQGSGKTTSAAKLARHFQKQGQHPILASADVYRPAAIDQLKTLGAQLTIPVLGEASRKPVDICTEARDDAARRGLSPLILDTAGRLHIDEDMLEELRAIKRAVSPHHVLLVVDAMTGQDAVTVAEKFNAAIGIDAVILTKMDGDARGGAALSVREVTGRPIAFVGVGEKTDALEPFHPDRLAQRILGMGDVLSLVEKAQATVDAQQAEELARKIRDDAFTLEDFATQLKQLRSMGPLGQILDMVPFFKGARGLPKDMEGGEEELHRYEAIIASMTPHERREPAVINGSRRSRIARGSGTSVSDVNRLLKQYAQLKKMMKGLKQMEGRMGKLKGALPFLPR; encoded by the coding sequence ATGCTCGACAGCCTGACCAGTCGTCTGACCGGAATCCTCGACCGGCTCCGTGGGTTTGGCCGGTTGACGGAGGAGAACATCCAGGAGGCCCTGCGCGAGGTGCGCATGGCGTTGCTGGAGGCCGACGTCAACTTCAAGGTCGTGAAGGGGTTCGTCGAGCGCGTGCGGGTGAAGGCGGTGGGGCAAGACGTGCTGCAGTCGTTGACGCCGGGCCAGCAGGTCGTGAAGGTGGTGCGCGACGAGCTGATGGAGCTCCTGGGCGGCTCCGGACATCGACTCGCGATGGCGCCGCATCCGCCCACGGTGGTGATGCTGGTCGGACTGCAGGGCTCGGGCAAGACCACCAGCGCGGCGAAGCTCGCCCGTCACTTCCAGAAGCAGGGACAGCACCCGATCCTGGCCTCGGCCGACGTGTACCGGCCCGCCGCGATCGATCAGCTGAAGACGCTCGGAGCCCAGCTCACCATTCCCGTGCTGGGCGAGGCGAGCCGCAAGCCGGTGGACATCTGCACCGAGGCCCGCGACGACGCGGCCCGGCGCGGTCTCTCTCCGCTCATCCTCGACACCGCGGGGCGGCTGCACATCGACGAGGACATGCTCGAGGAGCTGCGGGCCATCAAGCGCGCGGTGAGCCCTCACCACGTGCTGCTCGTCGTCGACGCGATGACCGGGCAGGACGCGGTCACGGTGGCGGAAAAGTTCAACGCGGCCATCGGTATCGACGCGGTCATCCTGACCAAGATGGACGGCGACGCGCGCGGCGGGGCCGCCCTGTCGGTGCGCGAGGTGACCGGACGGCCCATCGCGTTCGTCGGCGTGGGCGAGAAGACCGACGCGCTGGAGCCGTTCCATCCGGACCGGCTCGCGCAGCGCATCCTGGGCATGGGCGACGTGCTCTCGCTCGTCGAGAAGGCCCAGGCCACCGTCGACGCCCAGCAGGCCGAGGAGCTCGCCCGCAAGATCCGCGACGACGCGTTCACCCTGGAGGACTTCGCGACCCAGCTCAAGCAGCTGCGGTCCATGGGTCCGCTCGGGCAGATCCTCGACATGGTGCCCTTCTTCAAGGGCGCGCGCGGCCTTCCCAAGGACATGGAGGGCGGGGAGGAGGAGCTGCACCGGTACGAGGCGATCATCGCCTCGATGACCCCGCACGAGCGGAGGGAGCCCGCGGTCATCAACGGCAGCCGCCGCTCTCGGATCGCCCGCGGCAGCGGCACCAGCGTGTCGGACGTGAACCGGCTGCTCAAGCAGTACGCGCAGCTCAAGAAGATGATGAAGGGGCTCAAGCAGATGGAGGGGCGCATGGGCAAGCTCAAGGGCGCCCTGCCCTTCCTGCCGCGCTGA